The genomic interval CGGCCGTCGGCTCATCGATCAGCCGCACCTGGCCAATGTCGAGGGCGGCCACCACATCCCCCAACCACAGGCGGTAGGTCTCAAAGCTGTCCACCGGCACCGTCAGCACCAGGCTGTCGTTGTCTCCGGCCACCGGTTGCACCTGGGTCAGCACCGATCGCAGAAACCACTCCCCCAGCTGCTCGAAGGAGAGCGATTCGCCGTCGATGGTGGGCAGAAACCCCTGCAGCGGGGTGCCAATGCCGCGCTTGATATTGGCAAAAAAGCGGGGGTCGGTGGCCAGGTCGAGGCCGCGAACGCGCACCCCCTGCCCCACAACCACCCCATTGGCCTGGGGCTTTTCCACGTAGACCAGGCTGGGCACCAGGGGCGGTACTCCCTCTAGCTGCAAACTCAGCCCCGGCAGGGCCAGCGTTTCGGGGCTTTCTGTCGCCGGGTTCCAGCGGGCAACGACGGTATTGCTGGTGCCAAAATCAACCGCTATAGCCATAGGTGCACGTTAACAATGGTGCTACCCATCCTACCGGGAGTGGGGATCGCTCGGTAGGCTAGCGTCCTGCTCTGCCGCCGCCCGCCGCTGCTCAGGCCACGACTTGAGCAACACCAGCACCAGCGTGATCACCGTCAGCGGAATGACAAACAGCAGCATGACCTGGCTAAATAGGCCCAGCTGGTCGTGATCCGCCGCCCGCAGGATCAGGTAAGTGACGTAGGCCACGTAGTAGCCGCTAAACAGCACCCCCTCCCAGCGCGAAATCACATTGCCGGTGAGAAAAATTGGCAGGCAGGCCAGCGCCACCGCCACCATCACCGGCAGGTCGAAGTACAGCACCGAGTTAGGAATGGTGATACCCGGTCCCGACGTCACCGCCGTCACCCCCAGCACCGTCAGAATATTGAAAATGTTGCTGCCCACCACGTTGCCCACGGCGATGTCTCGCTCGCCGCGAAACGTGGCCACCGCCGAGGTAGCCAGCTCCGGTAGGGATGTCCCCGCCGCCACAATCGTGAGGCCAATCACCAGCTGACTCACCCCCAGTGCCTGGGCAATGCTCACCGCCCCGGTAACAAACAGCCTGGAGCCCAGCACCAGCGCCACCAGCCCAGCCCCCATCAGGGCCAGGTTGATGGCCCAGGTTGAGCGTCCCAACGGGGCAGCGCCATACTCCCGGTCATACTCCGACTGCACCTCGGCGTTGGTTTCTTTGCGGCTCTGGTAGATCAAAAACAGCGTATAGATCACCCCGCCAATGAACAAAATAACGCCGTCGGTGGGCTGCAGCAGGCGATCGAAAGAAAAAAACAGCAGCAGCGTCGAAATGCCCACCATGATTGGCACATCGAGCCGAATCAGCTGCTGCGCCACCGGCAGCGGGGCCACCAGGGATGACAGGCCCAAGATCACCAGCACGTTAAAGATATTGCTGCCGATGACGTTGCCCAGGGCAATGTCGCCCTGCCCAGCCAGGCTCGACTGCACGCTCACCGCCATCTCTGGAGCGCTGGTGCCGTAGGCCACAATGGTGAGGCCAATGATCAGGGGGGAAATGCCCATCAGCGCCGCCAGCTTGGCGGCCCCCCGCACCAGTGCCTCTGCCCCCACCAACAAAAGCCCGCCACCGGCAATCAGCAATAGGATGGCAACAGTCATACTTGAAAGCTCACTCAGTAAACGCTCTAGTTAAGATGGCCCGAGCCCTTGACCAGGACAGCGATCGCACTAAACCAAGGTCAACTTACAGTATGTCTGATTCTGATCCATCTCTGTTGAAAGCCGCCGCCCTGGCTCCCTGGCGAAGCTCCCTGGCGCGCGCCCTCCACCGCAACCGCAGCCGCCCCTACAGCCGCTACTTTCAGCTGGCGACCGTCACCGCCGCCGGACGTCCCGCCAACCGGACGGTGGTGTTTCGCGACTTTCTGCCCCACACCAACACCCTCACGGTAGTTACCGACCAGCGCAGCGCCAAGGTGGCCGATATTTCCGCCCACCCCTGGGCCGAGGTCTGCTGGTACTTCACCCACACCCGCGAGCAGTTTCGGCTGGCTGGCTCTATTCAGGTCGTCGGTGCCGCCGACAGCCCCCTGGCCGAGACCCGGCAAGCGGCCTGGGACGCTCTCTCTGACAACGCCCGCCAGCAGTTTTACTGGCCCCACCCGGCCCAGCCTCGCGATCCTGAGGCCGACTTTTCGCCCCCAGAAATTCAGCCGACGCCGCCCGCTGAATTTTGTCTGGTGCTGGTAGCCCCCAACCGGGTTGACCATCTGGAGCTGCGCGGCGAGCCGCAAAACCGCACCCTCTACGATCGCCACAGCGACGGCACCTGGCAGGTCAAGGCGGTCAATCCTTAACGGCTCAGCGTTGGCTTACAATTCAGCCCCACCTACTTAGGAGCGCCCCAGGCGGCGCAGTCGTCGGTCGAGCCAGATTAACACGGCCAACGCTGGTACCACCGTGCCCATGGTGGCCAACCAGAAGCCGTGGGCGGCGGCGTTCCCCCGGTCGAGCGCCCAGCCGCCTACTGGCGGGCCGATCAGATAGCCAATCGCCCAGCACATCGAGTTGACTGAGAGGTAGACCCCCCGCAGGGCATCGGGGGCGAGGGCCACCACCAGCGTTGAACCAATTGGCGTGTAGGCAACCATCGCCAGGGCCATAATCCCCAGGGCCAGCCCACCCCAGGCCAGCGGAAACTGGCCCGTGCCCGATAGCCACACCAGCCCAAACCCCAGCCCCCACAGCAGCGCCGACATCATTAGCCCCTGGGCCGGGCGGTAGCGCTTGAGCCAGCGGGCCACCGGCAACTGCGCGATCGCCGCCAGCACCACATGGCCGGTAAACAGCAGGCTCAGGGTGCCCTCCCCCAGGGTCTCGCCTCCCCCGGCAAAGCGATTTAAGTAGAGGGGGAGCGTGCTTTGAATCTGGGCCAGGTAGCCTGTGAACAGTACGTTCACCAGGGCGTACACCATTAGGGTATTGTCCCGCAGGGCATGGCCCCAGCCCTGCAGCAGCGAGCGGGCGGGGTTATCGGCGGGGCGAGTTTCGGCAATGGCGGCGTAGATGAGGCCAAAGAACAGCAAAAACGTGATGCCGTCGATGGCAAACAGCGCCCGGTAGGCCCCGGTCAGCGAAATTAGCGCTCCCCCGGCCACTACCCCCACCCCGAGGCCAATGTTGTCGGCCAGGCGCACCAGGGCGTAGGCCTCGTTGCGCTGGGCGGGGGTGCTAATGTCGGCGGCCACCGACTCGGCGGCGGGCCAGTACAGGCCCACCCCAAACCCCATCAGCAGGTTACCCAGCAGAAAAACCGGAAAATTGTGGGCCAGAATCAGCACCCCATCGGCGGCGGCCGACACCAGGGCCGACCCCAGCAGGGTGGGTCGCCGCCCCGCCGTGGGCGAATCCACCAGCGACCCACCCAACACCCGCCCCCCAATGCCCGCCACTGAGCCCAGGCCAATGCCCAGCCCCACCTGGGTCGCCGTTAATCCCACCTGGGTGGTAAAAAAAATCGGCGCGTAGAACAGCGTAAAGCCGATCCCCACCTGGGACAGCAGCCGTCCCGCCGCCAAAATCCACATCCGGTGATCCAGGGCAGGCAGCAGCTGGCTGAGCCATCGAGCCAAGGCGGTCTTCATAGCGGCGGCAGCCGTCGGGGGCGTCGCCAGGCATCGATCAGCGCCACGGTGCCACCGACCATGCCCCACACCAGCCACAGCCCCAGGTCGTAGCCTTTGCGGTGGGCCACCTGGGCAGCCACCAGGCCAATCAGGCAGTGCAGAAACAGCGGAAAGTAGGCAAGGGGCAACGTATCGGCCATAGTGGCAAAGGAAAAGACAGAGAAAACCACAAAAATGCAACGGAGTGGGCGATCGCCCCCAAAATAGAGCCAACCCGCCCAAACTTCCCTGATACTTGGCGCAATACCCACCTTACACCCAGAGCCAGATCTATGCTGATGAGACTATCGTTCTATTCTGACAATTAGAATCTGTCGGGAGAAATACCGCTGTGGCCGCTGGACTTTTTGTGGGGTTGATCACCCTCGACTGCATTTATCGCGTGGACCACGTGCCCAGCAGCGATGAGAAAATTGTCGCCACAGACAGCCTGCTGGTGGCCGGGGGGCCAGCCACCAACGCCGCGATCGCCTTCGCCGCCCTGGGCAACCGCGCCACCGTGGTCGGGGCTCTGGGGCATCACCCCCTGGCGGCGCTGGTTCGCGCGGAGCTGGCCACCTACGGTATTGCGGTGGTCGATCTTACCCCCGATCTGCAAGCGCCGCCGCCCCTGTCCACCATTCTGGTCACCGCCGCCACGGGCGATCGCGCCGTGGTCTCGCGCAATGCCGTGGGTCGCCAGGCCGCACCCCCCGCCGACCTCGAACCCCTGCTCAAGGGCGGAGATATTGTGCTGATCGACGGGCACCAGATGGCCGCCGGGGCCGCGATCGCCCGCCAGGCCCAGGGCATTCCCATTGTCGTCGATGCGGGCAGCTGGAAGCCCGGCTTTGAAACCGTGCTGCCCCTGGCCACCAGCGTCATCGCCGCCGCCAAGTTTCGCCTGCCCGATCAGGCCGATACCCTGGCGGCCCTGGGCGACCTGGGGATTGCTGAAGTCGCCCTGACCCACGGCCCCAACCCGATCGACATTTGCCACCGGGGGCAATGCGACCAGCTCCCGGTGCCTGCCGTAGAGGTCGAGGACACCCTGGGAGCCGGAGACATTTTTCACGGCGCGTTTTGCCACTACCGATTGCAGACTGCTTTCGCAGACGCCCTGACCCAGGCAGCCGAAGTTGCCGCCCAGAGCTGCCGCCACTTCGGCCCCCGCGCCTGGATCGAGGAGTTCGAGTTTTCAAAGGAGGGCGTCGCTGAACCGAGGTGATACGGAGAGGAACCCCAATTCAAAACAGAGATCTCGTAGGGGCATTGCACTGCAATGCCCCCACCACCCGACCGTATGAAGGCAGGATTTTATATGAGATGAGCGCAGAAAGAAACCCCATTTCTAGCTCCCCAGCGATCGCGCCGCCCCCCCAACCGCTATAGTGCTCTCTGATACCACCCCACCCATCCACCCGCCCACTTACCCACCTCTCCCCCATGCCCTACGAACAGGAAAAACAAACCGCGATCGCCGCCGTGATCCAGGCCGCCCAGCTCTGCGAACGGGTGCGCCAGGGTCTGGTGCCCCAGGCGATCGAGAAAAACGACAAAAGCCCCGTCACCATTGCCGACTACGGTGCTCAGGCGATCATCTGCAAGGCGCTGTCGGCGGCATTTCCAAGCGATCCGGTGGTGGGTGAAGAGGACACCACCGACCTGCGCCAGCCCGATGCCGTCCCCGTTCTTGCCGCTGTCACCGAGCAAGTGCAGCAGCTCGTGCCCAGCGCCACCGACGGCGACATTCTCAGTTGGATCGACCACGGCAACGGCAGCGTTGGCCCCCGCTACTGGACCCTCGACCCCATCGACGGTACCAAGGGCTTTTTGCGCGGCGACCAGTACGCGATCGCCCTCGCCCTGGTCGTCGATGGCGACATCAAAGTGGGGGTGCTGGGCTGCCCTTTCCTGAGTTTCGGCGGTGAAACCGGACTGCTGTTTGTGGCGGTGCGCGGCCAGGGGGCGACGATGGTGCCTCTGGCGGGGGGCGATCCCCAGCCGCTGCGGGTGACGGGGGAGGGCGATCGCGATCGTTTTCGCCTGGTCGAGAGCGTCGAGTCAGGCCACGGCGACCTCAATCAGCAGGGGCAGGTGGCCCAAACCGTCGGCATTACCACCCCCTCCCTGCGCATGGATAGCCAGGCCAAGTATGCCGCCGTTGCCGCCGGACAGGCCGCCCTCTACCTGCGCCTGCCCTCCCCCAAAACCCCCGACTACCGCGAAAAAATCTGGGACCACGCCGCCGGAGTGCTGGTGGTCGAAGAGGCGGGGGGCAAAGTCACTGACATGCACGGCAAGCCGCTAGATTTCGCCAGCGCCGCCCGCTTCCCCAACAATCCCGGCGTGGTAGCCAGCAACGGCACCATCCACGCTGCGGTGCTGAAGGCATTGGCCGAGTAATGAGACTTGTGGCAAGGGATGTGCCGTTGGGGGATAGAGAGGGTTTCTACATCGAGTTTGCCTTGAGCACCCCTGCTTCAAAACGTAGATCTTGTAGAGGCACTGCACTGCAATATCCCCATAAGTCAAGGGAAGAAAATGGAAGATATACAGATCTTGTCCTGTACCGAACTCATGTCCAAGCACTGTCCGTAGTGCTATAGTGGTGTCATGCCAGGTTTAGCTTCGCTCCGGATAGTTGTTGATACCAATGTTGTATTTGAAGGTCTGACCAAGCAGGGTGGGGCTTCAGGTCTGATTATCGATGCTTGGTTGGCTGGGCTGATGGTAACTTGTGTCTCCAATGCGCTTGCCTATGAATATAGTGATGTGCTGTCTCGCAAGCTCTTAGAAGAACGGTGGAGTAGACTGAAACCTGTGTTGGGGAGACTTCTGAGTATCGCTCAATACACAAATATTTATTTTTCGTGGCGACCAACATCCCCAGACAGAGGGGATGATCTCGTGATCGATTGTGCGATGAATGCAGGTGCGATCGTGGTTACGTCTAATATTCGGGATTTCCAAAGTGCAAGACAATCGCTTGGGCTGCGAGTTTTAACCCCTGTGCAGTTTGTGGGCGTATTAGCATCAGGAGAAAATTCATGAGCCGATTGACCTTACGGTTACCTGAGACTTTGCATCAACAGCTTGCTCAGCTTGCTGAAGGGGAAGGGGTATCGCTGAATCAGTACATTGTCTATGCCTTGACCCGCCAAGCAGCGTTAGCCCCTGCAATTCAGATCGTCCCTCAACCGGAAGTTGAACGACAACAACAGGCATTCCAGGCATTGACAAAGCAGTTAGGGCAAGCTTCGTCTGCTGAGGTTGAGTCTGTGTTAGCGGCGCGTGAGCAAGCTGATCAAGAAGCAGATCTGAGTGCAGATGTCATTGCGCGTCTCAAGGAACAAATTCAGATGGGCATGGGTAAACCAGATCGGAGTTAGCGCCAGCAAGATAACAAGTCGCCGCACTGGAACGGTGAAAAGTAGTTGGTGAGTAGCCAAGGTAGTCTGCGCCCGGTGGGCTTGGTCGTTAGGCCTTCATATATGGCCTTTTGCGATCGCAGATCTCCTGGAGGCTGGGTTGAGTTGGCAAATCCTAACACCATCGCTACTTTCTTAAAACCCCGTGGGGGGGCGTACCCCCCAAGAATTGTGGGGCTTCCTTCGCCAAGTCGACCGACAAATTTTAAGTTTGATAGACCATTAATCAAGGCTGTAGGTCGGTCGAGACGATTCTGCCACCTCGGAGTCATCGTGCAGCCACACCTGGCGAGGCGAGCCAATGGCGATGCGGTGACGATCGAGGGCCATCTTCAGCCGCCGCCGAAACTCCATTCCCACCAGCCACTGCTTCAGCGGCACCGTCTTGATCCAGATGCGAATC from Leptolyngbya sp. KIOST-1 carries:
- a CDS encoding calcium/sodium antiporter, coding for MTVAILLLIAGGGLLLVGAEALVRGAAKLAALMGISPLIIGLTIVAYGTSAPEMAVSVQSSLAGQGDIALGNVIGSNIFNVLVILGLSSLVAPLPVAQQLIRLDVPIMVGISTLLLFFSFDRLLQPTDGVILFIGGVIYTLFLIYQSRKETNAEVQSEYDREYGAAPLGRSTWAINLALMGAGLVALVLGSRLFVTGAVSIAQALGVSQLVIGLTIVAAGTSLPELATSAVATFRGERDIAVGNVVGSNIFNILTVLGVTAVTSGPGITIPNSVLYFDLPVMVAVALACLPIFLTGNVISRWEGVLFSGYYVAYVTYLILRAADHDQLGLFSQVMLLFVIPLTVITLVLVLLKSWPEQRRAAAEQDASLPSDPHSR
- a CDS encoding Npun_F5749 family FMN-dependent PPOX-type flavoprotein, encoding MSDSDPSLLKAAALAPWRSSLARALHRNRSRPYSRYFQLATVTAAGRPANRTVVFRDFLPHTNTLTVVTDQRSAKVADISAHPWAEVCWYFTHTREQFRLAGSIQVVGAADSPLAETRQAAWDALSDNARQQFYWPHPAQPRDPEADFSPPEIQPTPPAEFCLVLVAPNRVDHLELRGEPQNRTLYDRHSDGTWQVKAVNP
- a CDS encoding MFS transporter → MKTALARWLSQLLPALDHRMWILAAGRLLSQVGIGFTLFYAPIFFTTQVGLTATQVGLGIGLGSVAGIGGRVLGGSLVDSPTAGRRPTLLGSALVSAAADGVLILAHNFPVFLLGNLLMGFGVGLYWPAAESVAADISTPAQRNEAYALVRLADNIGLGVGVVAGGALISLTGAYRALFAIDGITFLLFFGLIYAAIAETRPADNPARSLLQGWGHALRDNTLMVYALVNVLFTGYLAQIQSTLPLYLNRFAGGGETLGEGTLSLLFTGHVVLAAIAQLPVARWLKRYRPAQGLMMSALLWGLGFGLVWLSGTGQFPLAWGGLALGIMALAMVAYTPIGSTLVVALAPDALRGVYLSVNSMCWAIGYLIGPPVGGWALDRGNAAAHGFWLATMGTVVPALAVLIWLDRRLRRLGRS
- a CDS encoding PfkB family carbohydrate kinase, translating into MAAGLFVGLITLDCIYRVDHVPSSDEKIVATDSLLVAGGPATNAAIAFAALGNRATVVGALGHHPLAALVRAELATYGIAVVDLTPDLQAPPPLSTILVTAATGDRAVVSRNAVGRQAAPPADLEPLLKGGDIVLIDGHQMAAGAAIARQAQGIPIVVDAGSWKPGFETVLPLATSVIAAAKFRLPDQADTLAALGDLGIAEVALTHGPNPIDICHRGQCDQLPVPAVEVEDTLGAGDIFHGAFCHYRLQTAFADALTQAAEVAAQSCRHFGPRAWIEEFEFSKEGVAEPR
- a CDS encoding 3'(2'),5'-bisphosphate nucleotidase gives rise to the protein MPYEQEKQTAIAAVIQAAQLCERVRQGLVPQAIEKNDKSPVTIADYGAQAIICKALSAAFPSDPVVGEEDTTDLRQPDAVPVLAAVTEQVQQLVPSATDGDILSWIDHGNGSVGPRYWTLDPIDGTKGFLRGDQYAIALALVVDGDIKVGVLGCPFLSFGGETGLLFVAVRGQGATMVPLAGGDPQPLRVTGEGDRDRFRLVESVESGHGDLNQQGQVAQTVGITTPSLRMDSQAKYAAVAAGQAALYLRLPSPKTPDYREKIWDHAAGVLVVEEAGGKVTDMHGKPLDFASAARFPNNPGVVASNGTIHAAVLKALAE
- a CDS encoding putative toxin-antitoxin system toxin component, PIN family — protein: MPGLASLRIVVDTNVVFEGLTKQGGASGLIIDAWLAGLMVTCVSNALAYEYSDVLSRKLLEERWSRLKPVLGRLLSIAQYTNIYFSWRPTSPDRGDDLVIDCAMNAGAIVVTSNIRDFQSARQSLGLRVLTPVQFVGVLASGENS
- a CDS encoding YlcI/YnfO family protein translates to MSRLTLRLPETLHQQLAQLAEGEGVSLNQYIVYALTRQAALAPAIQIVPQPEVERQQQAFQALTKQLGQASSAEVESVLAAREQADQEADLSADVIARLKEQIQMGMGKPDRS